One region of Permianibacter fluminis genomic DNA includes:
- a CDS encoding substrate-binding periplasmic protein, with the protein MGKFMGKPWWSVLLVVWFSTAMAATEAVTVRVGGYAFPPYVDVDSQHQPFGLTLDLLALLNESQNQFRFEFVLTSPNRRFQDFAAGRFDAIVFEDSRWGWANQMMEASPAFLRDGDRFVSGRKPERNQRYFAELGNKRIFAVRGYHYAFLDFQAEPGNSPLRVELLDPTSASLDRGLQQIASDHADLMITTDSYLQYAFLQQPALRDRVLLAEKYDTEYALGALVRKQQRFTAAHFDQLIHQLHDSGQLQALAARYGIADKLLLTKP; encoded by the coding sequence ATGGGGAAATTCATGGGCAAGCCATGGTGGTCGGTGTTGCTGGTGGTCTGGTTCAGCACGGCGATGGCAGCAACCGAGGCGGTAACTGTCAGAGTGGGCGGTTACGCGTTTCCGCCTTATGTGGATGTCGACAGTCAGCACCAGCCTTTTGGCTTGACCCTGGATCTGCTGGCACTGCTCAATGAAAGCCAGAACCAGTTTCGCTTCGAATTTGTCCTGACTTCACCCAATCGCCGGTTTCAGGACTTTGCCGCTGGTCGCTTTGATGCGATTGTCTTTGAAGACAGCCGTTGGGGTTGGGCCAATCAGATGATGGAGGCCAGTCCGGCCTTTCTGCGGGATGGTGATCGCTTTGTCAGCGGCCGCAAGCCGGAACGCAATCAACGCTACTTTGCCGAACTGGGCAACAAACGGATTTTCGCGGTACGTGGTTACCACTACGCCTTTCTCGATTTTCAGGCCGAGCCCGGCAACAGTCCGCTAAGGGTCGAGCTGCTCGACCCGACCAGCGCCAGCCTCGATCGCGGGCTGCAGCAGATCGCCAGCGACCATGCCGATTTGATGATCACCACCGACAGCTATCTGCAATATGCTTTTCTGCAGCAACCTGCGCTGCGCGATCGCGTTTTGCTAGCGGAAAAGTACGACACCGAATACGCCCTCGGTGCGCTGGTGCGCAAGCAGCAGCGGTTCACCGCCGCGCATTTTGATCAGCTGATTCACCAGCTGCATGACAGTGGCCAGTTGCAGGCACTGGCCGCGCGTTATGGCATCGCCGACAAGCTGCTCCTGACGAAGCCATAA
- a CDS encoding MerR family transcriptional regulator codes for MAYTIGELAKRSGVTVRSLHHYDEFGLLKPSGRSDSGYRLYTDADVTRLLRILAYRQMGLALKDVLRLLNSESLSLQQVLDQQINATRQQISRQQRLLDRLQYLSRRASGPDGVDADELLQAMTIMNKLDEYLDADQQQQLDRIRQSMDEGQLEAVRANWAELIPAVRAELAKGSDPTSEPVQQLAIRWMQLLRQFTNGDLQMIQKIGSMYQQEPGLQKLTGIDRELLDFIGRAFAVCAEKRELWDIDLPASPTDQPAPEK; via the coding sequence ATGGCTTACACAATCGGCGAGCTCGCCAAGCGCAGCGGCGTCACGGTCCGCAGCCTGCATCACTACGACGAATTCGGTTTGCTGAAGCCCTCTGGCCGCAGCGACAGCGGCTACCGGCTGTATACCGATGCCGACGTGACCCGGCTGCTGCGCATACTGGCGTACCGGCAAATGGGCCTGGCACTGAAAGACGTGCTCCGTTTGCTGAACAGCGAATCGCTGTCACTGCAACAGGTGCTGGACCAGCAGATCAACGCGACCCGCCAGCAGATCAGCCGGCAACAGCGCTTGCTGGATCGCCTGCAGTATTTGTCGCGCCGTGCCAGCGGCCCGGACGGCGTCGATGCCGACGAGTTGCTGCAGGCGATGACCATCATGAACAAGCTCGATGAGTACCTCGATGCCGATCAGCAGCAGCAGCTGGATCGCATCCGGCAATCGATGGACGAAGGTCAGCTGGAAGCGGTGCGGGCAAACTGGGCCGAACTGATTCCGGCGGTGCGCGCGGAACTGGCAAAAGGCAGCGACCCGACCAGCGAACCGGTGCAGCAATTGGCGATCCGCTGGATGCAATTGCTGCGGCAATTCACCAACGGTGATCTGCAGATGATTCAGAAAATCGGCTCGATGTATCAGCAGGAGCCGGGCTTGCAAAAACTGACCGGCATCGATCGCGAGCTGCTCGACTTTATCGGCCGCGCGTTCGCCGTCTGCGCGGAAAAACGCGAACTCTGGGATATCGATCTGCCCGCCAGTCCGACTGACCAGCCCGCCCCAGAAAAATAG
- a CDS encoding YaiI/YqxD family protein: MMMTLWVDADACPKVIKEIIFRVSARLQLPVVMVANQYLAKPASSLIRCVQVEQGFDVADNYIVQQAQPGDLVVTQDIPLAAELVEKKVAALNPRGELYTRENVRQRLNIRDFMDTMRASGEHGGGPAPFSQQDRMRFANALDSWLARRR; encoded by the coding sequence ATGATGATGACGCTGTGGGTCGATGCCGATGCCTGCCCCAAGGTGATCAAGGAGATCATCTTTCGGGTTTCGGCCCGTTTGCAGCTGCCGGTGGTCATGGTCGCCAACCAGTATCTGGCCAAGCCGGCGTCCAGCCTGATTCGCTGCGTTCAGGTCGAACAGGGCTTCGATGTTGCCGACAACTACATTGTTCAGCAGGCCCAGCCCGGTGATCTGGTGGTGACCCAGGACATTCCACTGGCCGCGGAGCTGGTCGAGAAGAAAGTGGCCGCGCTGAATCCGCGCGGCGAACTCTACACCCGGGAAAACGTCCGTCAGCGGCTCAATATCCGCGACTTCATGGACACCATGCGCGCCAGTGGTGAACACGGCGGTGGCCCGGCGCCGTTCAGCCAACAGGACCGGATGCGCTTCGCCAACGCGCTCGACAGCTGGCTGGCGCGGCGGCGTTGA
- a CDS encoding sulfate/molybdate ABC transporter ATP-binding protein: MKISLQQISKQFDNQKVLRDISLDFAPGKLTALLGPSGCGKTTLLRIIAGLEQADHGQLLLDGVDSSDRQVRQRKVGFVFQHYALFRHMTVFENIAFGLRVKPRKERPSEHALHLRVQELLDLVQLAGFADRYPDQLSGGQRQRIALARALAVSPQILLLDEPFGALDAQVRKDLRIWLRQLQNELQVTTIFVTHDQEEALEVADDVVIMQRGQVEQRGSPEAVYEAPNSPFVYRFLGGVNQFNGELRGGRLLLANHFLKVATSNLADGAAATGFARPYELDLEPDLTDHGGLPAHIDRVLGLGPRVRVELTTDSSAERIEVELSRARYAMLELEEGQLVWVTARQLHLFAAS; the protein is encoded by the coding sequence ATGAAAATATCGCTGCAACAGATCAGCAAGCAGTTCGACAACCAGAAAGTGCTGCGCGACATTTCGCTGGACTTCGCGCCCGGCAAATTGACGGCGCTGCTTGGCCCGTCTGGCTGTGGCAAAACCACCTTGCTGCGCATCATTGCCGGTTTGGAGCAGGCCGATCACGGTCAGCTGTTGCTCGATGGCGTCGACAGTTCGGACCGGCAAGTGCGTCAGCGCAAAGTCGGTTTTGTCTTTCAGCATTACGCGCTGTTTCGGCACATGACCGTGTTTGAGAACATTGCCTTTGGTTTGCGGGTCAAGCCGCGGAAAGAACGGCCGAGTGAACATGCGCTGCACTTGCGTGTGCAGGAGTTGCTGGATCTGGTGCAGCTTGCCGGATTTGCCGATCGCTATCCGGACCAATTGTCCGGTGGCCAGCGCCAGCGGATTGCCCTGGCCCGGGCACTGGCGGTCTCACCGCAAATCCTGTTGCTCGATGAACCGTTCGGCGCACTGGACGCACAGGTGCGCAAGGATCTGCGCATCTGGTTGCGTCAGCTGCAGAACGAGCTGCAAGTCACCACGATCTTCGTCACGCATGATCAGGAAGAGGCGCTGGAAGTGGCTGATGATGTCGTGATCATGCAGCGCGGCCAGGTCGAGCAGCGCGGCAGCCCAGAGGCCGTGTATGAAGCGCCAAACAGTCCGTTTGTTTACCGCTTTCTCGGTGGCGTCAATCAGTTCAACGGCGAGCTGCGTGGCGGTCGCCTGCTGCTGGCCAATCATTTCCTGAAAGTGGCGACCAGTAATCTGGCCGATGGTGCCGCCGCTACCGGTTTTGCCCGCCCGTATGAACTCGATCTGGAACCCGATCTGACCGATCACGGTGGCCTGCCGGCCCACATTGATCGCGTGCTGGGCTTGGGACCGCGGGTGCGGGTGGAGTTGACCACCGACAGCAGCGCTGAGCGGATCGAAGTGGAATTGTCGCGGGCGCGTTACGCCATGCTGGAATTGGAAGAAGGCCAACTGGTCTGGGTGACTGCGCGCCAGCTGCACTTGTTCGCCGCCAGCTGA
- a CDS encoding MATE family efflux transporter, producing the protein MKDLTQGSITRHILIMAAPITIGMLVQTLYFLVDLYFVGQLGGSALAGVSTAGNVMFLIMALTQMLGVGSMALIAQAVGRKDQDDANLIFNQSLLMSLLCGGLTLLAAYTLTPSYLQALGADAATREQGLQYLYWFAPGLALQFALNAMGSALRGTGIVKPTMLVHMLTLLINIVLAPVLIAGWGTGIALGVAGAGLASSIAVAAGVLLLARYFAKQEKYVGYHRHLLRPQWQVWKRILNIGLPSGGEFAFMFVYMAIIYALISSFGSSAMAGFGIGSRVMQAIFMPGMAIAFSVGPIAGQNVGAGNTARVREVIRTALMIESLLMLVLTVLCQLQPHWLVQAFSNDAEVSAVASQFLQIISFNFVAAGIVMTCSGVFQGLGNTWPALLSTGTRLLSFVLPALLLARQPGFTLTQVWYLSVAANTLQALTSLLLLRWQLRRPRLPVSTPASVAA; encoded by the coding sequence ATGAAAGATTTGACCCAGGGTTCGATTACCCGACACATCCTGATCATGGCCGCGCCAATCACCATCGGCATGCTGGTGCAAACGCTGTATTTCTTGGTCGATCTGTATTTTGTCGGCCAGCTTGGCGGCAGCGCACTGGCCGGCGTCAGCACCGCTGGCAATGTGATGTTCCTGATCATGGCGCTGACCCAAATGCTTGGCGTTGGCAGCATGGCCTTGATCGCGCAGGCAGTCGGCCGCAAGGATCAGGACGATGCCAATCTGATTTTCAATCAGAGTCTGTTGATGTCGCTGCTGTGCGGCGGCCTGACTTTGCTCGCCGCCTACACGCTCACGCCGAGTTATTTGCAGGCACTCGGTGCCGATGCCGCTACCCGCGAACAAGGCCTGCAATACCTGTACTGGTTTGCGCCAGGTCTGGCGCTGCAGTTTGCGCTCAATGCCATGGGTTCGGCGCTGCGCGGTACCGGCATCGTCAAACCGACGATGCTGGTGCACATGCTTACCTTGCTGATCAATATCGTACTGGCACCGGTCCTGATTGCTGGCTGGGGCACGGGTATTGCACTCGGTGTTGCCGGTGCCGGTCTGGCGAGCTCGATTGCCGTGGCGGCTGGGGTGCTGTTACTGGCACGTTATTTTGCCAAACAGGAAAAATACGTGGGCTATCACCGGCACTTGTTACGGCCGCAATGGCAGGTCTGGAAACGCATTCTGAATATCGGTCTGCCGAGCGGCGGTGAGTTTGCCTTCATGTTTGTCTATATGGCGATCATTTACGCGCTGATCAGCTCGTTCGGCAGCAGCGCGATGGCCGGCTTTGGCATCGGTTCGCGCGTCATGCAGGCGATCTTCATGCCGGGCATGGCAATTGCGTTTTCGGTCGGCCCCATCGCCGGTCAGAACGTCGGCGCCGGCAACACGGCGCGCGTGCGTGAAGTCATTCGCACCGCGCTGATGATCGAAAGCCTGCTGATGCTGGTGCTGACCGTGCTGTGCCAGCTGCAACCGCATTGGCTGGTGCAGGCCTTCAGCAACGATGCCGAGGTCAGCGCGGTGGCCAGTCAGTTCCTGCAGATCATTTCGTTCAACTTTGTTGCCGCTGGCATCGTCATGACCTGCTCGGGTGTTTTCCAGGGTTTGGGCAACACCTGGCCGGCCTTGCTGAGCACCGGCACCCGCTTGCTGAGTTTTGTCCTGCCGGCCTTGCTGCTGGCCAGACAGCCGGGCTTCACGCTGACTCAGGTCTGGTATCTGTCGGTCGCCGCCAACACCTTGCAGGCACTGACCAGTTTGCTGTTACTGCGCTGGCAATTGCGCCGACCGCGCCTGCCAGTTTCAACGCCGGCCAGCGTAGCGGCGTGA
- the xdp1 gene encoding exosortase-dependent surface protein XDP1 — MKRLLVVALGLGSLVAANASLADTITWDFTCSSNCNPNTSAYGNNRSFTGSDASSTVDVGAMANTGGNGNITIQDAYLAAWDGGLGAYNRDRSAGNDSDATNDVDSNEGNAPEHALDNNGRYEMALFTFAQMTELTGLEIGWKGDDSDMSVLAWTGPGAPPSTTGMGWGDLIGAGWSLVGQYADLVTGSWQNINAAGYASRYWLVGAHNPVFGGDAFSTGNDYIKISGLTGHSVTVDEPLALTLMALGLAGLAARRKRAA, encoded by the coding sequence ATGAAGCGTCTTCTTGTTGTTGCGCTTGGGCTGGGAAGCCTGGTGGCCGCCAATGCCAGCCTCGCCGACACCATTACTTGGGATTTTACCTGCAGCAGCAACTGCAATCCCAATACCTCGGCCTATGGTAACAACCGCTCCTTCACCGGTAGCGATGCCAGCTCGACTGTCGATGTCGGTGCCATGGCCAATACCGGCGGCAACGGCAACATCACCATTCAGGACGCCTATCTGGCGGCATGGGATGGCGGCTTGGGGGCCTATAACCGCGATCGCAGCGCCGGCAATGACTCCGACGCCACCAATGATGTCGACAGCAACGAAGGCAATGCACCTGAGCATGCTCTCGACAACAACGGCCGCTATGAAATGGCCCTGTTCACCTTCGCCCAGATGACTGAACTGACTGGTTTGGAAATCGGCTGGAAAGGTGACGACAGTGACATGTCGGTGCTGGCCTGGACCGGTCCGGGCGCACCGCCGAGCACAACCGGCATGGGCTGGGGCGATCTGATTGGTGCCGGTTGGTCTTTGGTTGGTCAGTACGCCGACCTCGTTACCGGCAGCTGGCAGAACATCAACGCCGCCGGTTATGCCTCACGTTATTGGCTGGTTGGCGCGCACAACCCGGTATTCGGTGGTGATGCCTTCAGCACCGGTAATGACTACATCAAGATCAGCGGCCTGACCGGTCACAGCGTCACCGTTGATGAGCCGCTGGCACTGACGCTTATGGCGCTGGGTCTGGCTGGCTTGGCCGCCCGCCGCAAGCGCGCTGCCTGA
- a CDS encoding tetratricopeptide repeat-containing diguanylate cyclase: MKTVPAGGAGILLLLAVVLAGSANGAVGVAAAPSADSSTDTASQLAEVEALANTDAVAALARVQQLKNSAGFQSAPAALATLHALECNLVINDQPKQAIALAESALQTPDLPGKPRIRLQICRGQGLDWTGQPEPARQAFDAALADARKNGDALLIVEVLSALAALDSYQGRYVRAAASLREAQALVDQARAALPLDIQANAEHEKMRELRNVQLSLWQRLGVLYIGMDDGEKAMQYFQQVLTEVEARKEVPGQITALYNIGRALEEQGKLDEAWKAQYRSYELAKAAGDNTSVAWAQRSLGAIRVQQDRYDEAAPYIDAAIRAFEQIADAEILAQLTFYRARIARHRGDVVAAERDLRAALVTFRQNQTLRYLDRVLSELSALRQQAGDLPEALTLLQERDRIHRALDLQIQDRAAARLQAEFDNQAQQKENQRLAELQQWQARQLQDASTLARQQYLIIVLAGLIAIFVAYFAVRQLRIARHMRAMALTDELTKVPNRRAVYQLANEHWRSGVQPFSLLLLDIDYFKRVNDRFGHACGDQALQLVAQCCRDQLRQGDTIGRIGGEEFMVLLPGANASTAVDVAERLRKAVVQAPAGHIASELSLAISLGVATRQRGETNLQALIQRADAALYQAKAAGRNQTVLAEENASDDVA, translated from the coding sequence TTGAAGACTGTTCCTGCCGGTGGCGCCGGCATCCTGCTGTTGCTTGCGGTGGTCCTGGCCGGCAGCGCCAACGGCGCGGTTGGCGTAGCGGCCGCACCGTCCGCCGACTCGTCGACCGATACCGCCAGCCAGCTTGCCGAGGTCGAAGCGCTTGCCAATACCGATGCCGTGGCGGCGCTGGCGCGCGTGCAGCAACTGAAAAATTCCGCAGGCTTTCAATCGGCGCCAGCAGCGCTCGCCACTCTGCACGCGCTCGAATGCAATCTGGTCATCAACGATCAACCCAAACAGGCCATCGCCTTGGCAGAGTCGGCGTTGCAAACGCCAGATCTGCCGGGCAAGCCGCGCATCCGTCTGCAGATCTGTCGCGGTCAGGGATTGGATTGGACCGGTCAGCCGGAGCCCGCCCGGCAGGCGTTTGATGCCGCGCTGGCCGATGCTCGCAAAAACGGTGACGCGCTGCTGATTGTCGAAGTGTTGAGTGCGCTGGCGGCGCTCGATTCCTATCAGGGTCGGTACGTCAGGGCAGCGGCGTCGCTACGCGAAGCGCAGGCGCTGGTCGATCAAGCCCGGGCCGCGCTGCCGCTCGACATCCAGGCCAACGCCGAGCACGAAAAAATGCGCGAACTGCGCAATGTCCAGCTCAGTCTGTGGCAACGCCTCGGTGTGCTCTATATCGGCATGGATGATGGCGAAAAAGCCATGCAATATTTTCAGCAGGTGTTAACCGAAGTCGAAGCGCGCAAGGAAGTGCCCGGGCAAATCACCGCGTTGTACAACATTGGCCGGGCACTGGAAGAGCAAGGCAAACTGGACGAGGCCTGGAAAGCCCAATACCGCTCCTACGAACTCGCCAAGGCGGCAGGCGACAACACCAGTGTCGCCTGGGCGCAGCGCTCTCTCGGTGCCATCCGGGTGCAGCAGGATCGCTACGACGAAGCCGCACCCTACATCGACGCGGCCATTCGTGCGTTTGAGCAAATTGCCGATGCCGAAATACTGGCGCAACTGACGTTCTATCGCGCTCGAATCGCTCGGCATCGTGGTGACGTAGTCGCCGCCGAGCGCGACTTGCGCGCTGCTCTGGTCACTTTTCGACAGAATCAGACACTGCGCTATCTCGACCGGGTGCTGAGCGAGTTGTCCGCCTTGCGCCAACAAGCCGGCGATCTGCCGGAAGCGCTGACCCTGCTACAAGAGCGTGACCGCATTCATCGCGCGCTCGATCTGCAAATCCAGGATCGCGCGGCGGCGCGGCTACAGGCCGAGTTCGACAATCAGGCCCAGCAGAAAGAAAACCAGCGCCTGGCCGAACTGCAACAGTGGCAGGCGCGCCAACTGCAGGATGCAAGCACGCTGGCCCGCCAGCAATACCTGATCATTGTGCTGGCCGGGCTGATTGCGATCTTCGTTGCCTATTTCGCGGTGCGCCAACTGCGCATTGCCCGTCATATGCGGGCCATGGCTTTGACCGATGAGCTGACCAAAGTGCCGAACCGGCGCGCGGTATATCAACTGGCCAATGAGCATTGGCGTAGTGGCGTGCAGCCGTTTTCGTTGTTGCTGCTCGACATCGATTATTTCAAACGCGTCAATGACCGTTTCGGTCATGCCTGCGGTGATCAGGCGCTGCAATTGGTCGCGCAGTGCTGTCGCGACCAATTGCGTCAAGGCGACACGATTGGTCGCATCGGTGGCGAAGAATTCATGGTGTTGCTGCCGGGCGCCAACGCTAGCACCGCAGTCGATGTTGCCGAACGCCTGCGCAAGGCGGTAGTGCAGGCGCCGGCTGGCCATATCGCGTCAGAACTCAGTCTCGCCATCAGCCTTGGGGTGGCGACGCGGCAGCGCGGCGAGACCAATTTGCAAGCGCTGATCCAGCGCGCGGATGCGGCGCTGTATCAGGCCAAGGCTGCCGGTCGCAATCAAACCGTACTGGCCGAGGAAAATGCCAGTGACGATGTGGCGTGA
- a CDS encoding ATP-binding cassette domain-containing protein gives MPLLTLRELSLAYGHVPLLDHVSTSVEKGDRIALIGRNGEGKSTLLRVLTGAQKPDGGDYKLQGGIKLASMAQEVPQELQGSVLDVVLTGAGNMAELLVQYHHLDPMSDAFSRLHEQIDAGNGWALESNARRLIERLELDPERDFAALSGGLKRRVLLARALLTEPDILLLDEPTNHLDVRSIEWLEGFLRDWNGTLIFITHDRSFLQALANRIWELDRGILRDFPGDFPNYLRRKQEILHAEEKANADFDKKLAAEEVWIRQGIKARRTRNEGRVRALKALREERAQRRERKGNVSLAIQGAEKSGKVVIEAKDLSYAYTAGSGTDVASWPTAIVRNLNLTIERGDKIAILGDNGVGKTTLLRLLLGQLPPSSGEVRAGTKLEVAYFDQLRNALDEEKTVVDNVADGADFLEINGERRHVLGYLQDFLFPPARSRSPVKALSGGERNRLLLAKLFTKPCNVLVLDEPTNDLDVETLELLEELLIDYKGTLLIISHDREFVDNVATSVLAFEGDGVIREYVGGYQDWLRQRPVQATRKEIERKAAERKESERKAAANQPEAATKPAADKKKLSYKDQRELDQLPALIEKLESEQQALQQQLADPAIYRERAAEAAALTSKLATLDTDLQKAYARWEALDAGG, from the coding sequence ATGCCCCTGTTGACCCTGCGCGAACTCTCCCTTGCCTATGGCCATGTGCCGCTGCTGGACCACGTCTCGACCAGTGTCGAGAAAGGTGATCGGATTGCGCTGATTGGTCGCAACGGCGAAGGCAAATCGACCTTGCTGCGCGTGCTGACCGGCGCGCAAAAACCGGACGGTGGCGACTACAAACTGCAGGGCGGTATCAAGCTGGCCAGCATGGCTCAGGAAGTGCCGCAGGAGTTGCAGGGCAGCGTGCTCGATGTGGTGCTGACCGGCGCCGGCAACATGGCGGAACTGCTGGTGCAGTATCACCATCTGGATCCGATGAGCGATGCCTTTTCCCGTTTGCACGAACAGATTGATGCCGGCAATGGCTGGGCGCTGGAGTCAAATGCCCGCCGCTTGATCGAGCGGCTGGAGCTGGACCCGGAGCGCGATTTCGCGGCGCTGTCCGGTGGCCTGAAACGGCGCGTGTTGCTGGCGCGGGCGTTGCTGACCGAGCCGGATATTCTGTTGCTTGACGAGCCGACCAACCATCTCGATGTGCGTTCGATTGAATGGCTGGAAGGGTTTTTGCGCGACTGGAACGGCACGCTGATCTTCATCACCCACGATCGCTCGTTTCTGCAAGCGCTGGCCAATCGCATCTGGGAACTCGACCGCGGCATTTTGCGCGACTTCCCCGGCGATTTTCCGAACTACCTGCGCCGCAAACAGGAAATCCTGCACGCGGAAGAAAAAGCCAACGCCGACTTCGACAAGAAACTCGCCGCCGAAGAAGTCTGGATCCGGCAAGGCATCAAGGCGCGCCGCACCCGCAACGAAGGTCGCGTCCGCGCGCTGAAAGCGCTGCGCGAAGAACGTGCCCAGCGCCGCGAGCGCAAAGGCAATGTCAGTCTGGCGATCCAGGGCGCGGAAAAGTCCGGCAAGGTCGTCATCGAAGCCAAGGATCTGAGTTACGCCTACACCGCGGGCAGTGGCACCGATGTCGCCAGCTGGCCGACGGCGATTGTCCGCAACCTGAACCTGACCATCGAACGTGGCGACAAGATTGCCATTCTCGGTGACAACGGTGTCGGCAAAACCACGCTGCTGCGTTTGCTGCTCGGCCAGTTGCCGCCGAGCAGCGGCGAAGTCCGCGCCGGCACCAAACTGGAAGTGGCCTACTTCGATCAACTGCGCAATGCGCTCGACGAAGAAAAAACCGTAGTCGACAACGTCGCCGACGGCGCCGATTTTCTCGAGATCAATGGCGAGCGCCGGCACGTGCTCGGCTATCTGCAGGACTTCCTGTTCCCGCCGGCGCGCTCACGCTCGCCGGTCAAGGCGCTGTCCGGGGGCGAGCGCAACCGGCTGTTGCTGGCCAAGCTGTTCACCAAACCTTGCAACGTGCTGGTGCTGGACGAACCGACTAACGATTTGGATGTGGAAACGCTGGAGCTGCTGGAAGAACTGCTGATCGATTACAAGGGCACGCTGCTGATCATCAGCCACGATCGGGAATTCGTCGACAACGTCGCCACCTCGGTGCTGGCGTTTGAAGGCGATGGCGTCATTCGTGAGTATGTCGGTGGCTATCAGGACTGGCTGCGGCAGCGACCGGTGCAGGCAACGCGAAAAGAAATCGAGCGGAAAGCCGCCGAGCGCAAAGAGTCGGAACGAAAAGCCGCCGCCAATCAACCGGAAGCGGCGACAAAGCCAGCGGCCGACAAGAAAAAACTCAGCTACAAAGATCAGCGTGAACTGGATCAACTGCCAGCCTTGATCGAGAAGCTGGAAAGCGAACAACAAGCCTTGCAACAGCAATTGGCCGATCCGGCAATCTATCGCGAGCGCGCTGCCGAGGCCGCCGCACTGACCAGCAAACTGGCCACGCTCGACACCGATTTGCAAAAAGCCTATGCCCGCTGGGAAGCGCTCGACGCCGGCGGTTAA
- the cysT gene encoding sulfate ABC transporter permease subunit CysT, with protein MRQRPSRVLPGFRLTLFCTALYLLILVLVPISAVLLKSMSLPLDGWWKLLTNVRVLSALKISFGSALIAALANVFIGTLLAWVLVRYRLPGHRFWDALIDLPFALPTAVAGIALTAVYAPDGSIGRYLQTLGIEVTYTPLGIVVALLFIGLPFVVRTVQPVLTELDAGVEEAAASLGANHWQIFHRVVLPAIRPAILTGFALAFARGIGEYGSVIFIAGNMPKVSEIAPLLIYIKLEQYDYAGATAVATIMLLLSFALLLLINQQQRRLNRFQRK; from the coding sequence CTGCGGCAACGACCGAGCCGGGTACTGCCCGGCTTTCGGCTAACCCTGTTCTGCACCGCTCTGTATCTGCTGATTCTGGTGCTGGTGCCGATCTCGGCCGTGCTGCTGAAGTCGATGAGTCTGCCGCTTGATGGCTGGTGGAAACTGTTGACCAATGTCCGGGTCTTGTCGGCGTTGAAAATCTCGTTTGGCTCGGCGCTGATCGCCGCGCTGGCCAACGTTTTCATCGGCACCTTGCTCGCCTGGGTGTTGGTTCGGTATCGGCTGCCCGGTCATCGCTTCTGGGATGCACTAATCGATTTGCCGTTCGCGCTGCCGACTGCGGTCGCCGGCATCGCGCTGACCGCAGTGTATGCCCCGGATGGCAGCATTGGCCGCTACTTGCAAACCTTAGGCATTGAGGTGACGTACACGCCATTGGGTATTGTGGTTGCGCTGCTGTTTATTGGCTTGCCTTTCGTTGTGCGCACAGTGCAACCGGTACTGACTGAACTGGATGCCGGCGTCGAAGAAGCGGCGGCGTCACTCGGTGCCAATCACTGGCAGATTTTTCACCGTGTTGTTCTGCCGGCGATCCGGCCAGCCATCCTGACCGGTTTTGCCTTGGCGTTTGCCCGCGGCATTGGCGAATACGGTTCGGTGATTTTCATCGCTGGCAACATGCCGAAAGTTTCGGAGATTGCACCGCTGCTGATTTACATCAAGCTGGAGCAATACGATTACGCCGGCGCCACGGCAGTTGCAACCATCATGCTGCTGCTGTCATTCGCACTGCTGTTGCTGATCAACCAGCAGCAGCGTCGTCTGAACCGCTTTCAGCGCAAATAG